GTCTCACACTTGATCTCACACTACATTATGACAATTTATGCACAATGTCCTATATGCTAAAAATTAGTAGTAAAAAATGGAGATAAATGTTggaaattttcacaatatcaagcaatttttttgttcttaaaaaaaaaagtaacttttttgtttattaaggagcaaatcaaaattttctttaaaaaaaaaaattagtagtacCTAAACATTGATCCAAAATTTAAGGtagttttttttgtaaattgtatATTGGCCCCAAGCCTCTCTCATTCTCACTCTCACTATCACAGTGTTTGTGTGACTGAGTGCTAAGctaaaagcaaagcaaaaggCTGGTAAAacaaagggattttttttttttttcaaaataacactaaaattcaaacaattttgttagttagcatgttttcaaaactatttagcAAGCTAACATCTCAAGTGCAAGGAACTTGATTTTGGTGCACTAAATCAAGCATTacagactcgagttccatgcatgGAAATCAAGCATTACacactcgagttccataaaacCAGAAGGAAGAAACTCAAACTACACGAAGAAGGAAAACAAACCAGAAGAATTACCCAGAAACCCAGACCAAACGAAGAAGAAACACGAAGAAGGCAAACAGACCAGAGAGATCAAACAAAGAAGGAATAAACACGAAAAAACCCAGACCAAACGAAGAAGGAAGAAACCCACGAACCCAGATCTCCCTAACCCAAACTGTTCAGCTCAGACTGAACCTAGGCAACAACGGCAAAGGTTCCAAGAGGAGGTGGCGGCAGCGACCAAGCTCTAGGCAATGATGTTTGATAATGTTTCGTTGACTTTGGGTCTTTGGTTTGATGATATCTTAACCAAATCGAGTCCCTTGCACTCGAAATATTATTTTGctaaattgttttgaaaacatactaactaacaaaattgtttgaaattcagtgctattttggaaaaaaaacccaaaaacaaagcAATGGCTCTTTGGTATCAACCTCCTTCTACATTGAATCTTATCTCACCCACTCTCAAGCTCAACTCTTTACGCTGCAACTGCAACCTCCCTATTCCGAATTCAAGACCCACCCACATACCCGAACCCAAACCCGTATTCGCCTCCGTCAAAACCTTTGCTCCTGCCACCGTGGCCTACCTCAGCCTGGCTTCGCCGTTGACGGTCTCGGAGACTTCGTCTCCCTCTCCGTCCGCCCCGGAGAGATCGCCATCACGCAAATATCCGTGATCCTCTCTCTAATTGCGTTGGAATCGCCGTGATTGAGGTCATGAACATGCTCGGAATCCGATCGGTTGGACTACTTTTCTCGCTAGGAAAAGGCTTGCCTTTAGGTAGTGGACTCGGATCTAGCGTTGCCGCCGGAGCAATCGCAGTCAATGAACTATTCAGTGGGAAGCTCTAGAAGGAGGGGCTGGTGCTCGCCGGATTGAAATTGGAGGAGAAGGTTTCCGGTTATCACGCCGATAATGGGAGGCTTCGTTTTGATTCGAAACTACGAGCCCTTGGATTTGAAGAAGTTGAATTTCCCTGAAAAGAAAGATCTTTACTTTGTATAGGTAAGCCCTGAATTCGAGGCTCCAACTAAGAAAATGAGGGCTGCATTTTGGAGAGAAGGGGGATTGAAGGCGGTGGGGGCACTGAATCAGCTTGATCGGGTGGGTGCTAGGCTTGTTGATAGCAAGcctagatgatgatgatgatgatgatggtgattgCAATAGagggtagattttatttttgttgaaagcattggttttggtttggttttgctttgctttgttgtAGAGTTTTGcataaaccaaaccaaaatcaatggTTTCACCAAAAacgaaatttattcctaatccTAGGCCTGGACGATCATGATGAATGCAATagaaggtaaatttttttttttttttttttgggtgaaagcTTTGGTTTGGTGTTTGGCTTTGATGTAGAAGCAAAATCAATGCAAGCCTAGATGATTGTGATGATTGCAATAGAGggtaaattttgtattttggtgAAGCATCATTGATTTcggatttggtttttgatttaaCAGTTGAGTGTAGCAGAAACCAGCAACCAATTTTGACAATTGTTCACTAACTACCAGTTAAAATTAGGTTCTTCCTTTGTTAAGAAGatgttttatattttcctatggttttggttttggtttttttttttttttttttactttacgatTATCTCTGTTACCACATCTCCCAATTcacttagataaataaaaactgaatcTTGAAGTATTTCTCTGTATGCATAGAAAAATTGCTTATTCTTTAGGCTGTATAGAATTATGTCACATATTCCCTTTATTGCTTGCCACagcatgcataaaaaaaatttgagtatgCATTTTGGATCAAGAAGCCCTATGTATGACTAGTTCACTTCCTTCACATGCTATTCAGAAAAcaccttaaaaagaaaagaatgttgCTCCATGTGGCTCTCTGTGGTGTGGTCCTTAGCTACTTCCATCTTTGGGTCTTTAGTTGTGGGACATGGCCCGCCTTCTTTTCCATGGGTTGTTTAGAATGAGGCTGGGTTCCTCCCCTGGCTTTTGTAGGCCTTTTTTGCATCTAACCCTCTTTGCGTTTTCCTCTCTTCCCCTCTCTGGCTGTTCTTAATAAAAGCTCTCCTTTCatttaagcaaaaacaaaaagaaagaagaagaagaagagaaagcacaATCTCCTTCAGAGGATGGATGGACCCAAGCCTCTCCCTTATTGGATTTATAACCTTAGGTAACGGTTGGATAtaacctttcttcttcttctttttctttttataatttaagaattggagaataagaaatttgaaccTAAATGTTTACTTTGAAAACACTAGGATGTCTCATATGGGATGACTTTTTCGAAAGGTTAACTATTACACAAAATACCATAGTAAGGCTTCttcagttttaatttttaagggaGTAAGACTTTTCTTGATCAATCTTCTCAAGATGTGTAGGTTTGGTCCTACTCTAACTCATAAAATCATAACAAATTAACAAtgtaggcgtaaatgcacttttggtccctacattttgatcatatttctattttggtctctatatttttattttattgcttttagtccctaaatgaAAAAATCATTCCACTTAAGGGAAGTATCTTACATGGCAAATAGGGTATAGTGCTGACACACTTAATGctgacgtggccattaaaataataataataataaaatttatttgttgtttatTAAATACCACGTCAGATTCACGTTAGCTAaggattttaaaaattaggcataaatgcacttttagtccctacattttgacccgatttctattttggtccttacattttatttttaccacttttagttcctaaaccaatcaacgcgtgacatttaagtccttaccgtcacccaactaacagaaaatactgacgtggctaacggtacagtaaaataataattaaaaaaatctattttggcattaaaaaattgccacgtcagcttttaaattaattttaattaaataaaaaaattaaaaacaaaaaattgaacatgaacaatcccagaatcaagaacatgaatatcaacaacaataaaatagatCAGATTGaaccacacccaaaccaacaaacccagaatcaagtacatgaacatcaaagaacatgaacatcaacaataacaaaatagatCAAACTGaaccacacccaaaccaacaacaacaaacccacaccgatcagactaacaacaacaacaaaccctgcAACAGTAAAGTATACAAGAATGGATCCTTTCCTGCTTCAATAATGCCCAGCAGAATTCAATGATTCTTTGCGAATCGGACTCAAAGCTGTACGaatcaatcaaaatttaatCAAAGAACCCCAACTTTCTAAACAATACCCAAAAACGAAAGATGAAATCTTTGTTGTTAGCGTTCTAACTTCTAACATCTAACAAAGATTCAAGTCCTAAACCCCattagaaacaaaacaaaccacaacacaacacaaaactcTCTTCCACCGAGACGGAACCAGACCCTAACTTCACGCTCGCCGGAGCTTTCTTCTTTGCCGCCGAAGACTTCATGCTCTTCGGCTTTGGTGCTTTCTTTGCCAGCGCCGCCTTCTTCGACGAAGTTGTTCTCGTTGAAGTCTTCGCCACCTTCGCCTTTGGCTTCGCAACTGGTTTTGCCTTcgcctttggctttggctttgcAGTCACGGACTTCGCCTTAGGCTTCATAGACGCTACGGCTTTtgcctttggctttggctttggcttggTTGAAACTTTCTTTGCCTTGGGAGCCACTTTGGTTGCCTTCGGCTTTGCAATGGACTTAGGCTTCACCGGAGCAGAAACGGTTGAGGACTTCTTCACCGGAGCGGCAGGAGCGAGCTTGAACAAGTTTTTCACCTTAACGAGCTTTCCAGAGGCGATGAGTTTCAGATCTGAAAGCAAGTTTCAAACACACAGATCTGAAAGAAAGTTTCTAGAGGTGACGAGtttcaaacacacaaaaaatcagttttagatctgaaaattttgaaaaagaaacagttttatgtttttaattttttaattaaaattaatttaaaagctgacgtggaaattttttaatgccaaaatagattttttaattattattttactgtgccgttagtcatgtcagcattttctgttagttggatGACGGTAAGGACCTAAAtatcacgcgttaattggtttagggactaaaagtggtaaaaataaaatgtagggaccaaaatagaaatcgggtcaaaatatagagactaaaagtgcatttacgcctaaaaattaatttatcaattttaacaaaataaaggaaaaaactgAATTAGAAGTCAACAACACATGATTAAAATCTGACATCCTCTTCATCAAGAACACACAagagcacaaacccaaaaaaatcgtacaaacccagaaaatcaaacacaagaacacaagaaaattgaacccaaaaaaatcataaatgaatattgtacaaaacaaaatcaatccaCATATATGCATAAACCAAATTATacacaagaaaaaatagatttaaatcCATAAATTTAATCAATACAATCATGaacaaaatacccaaaaaatcGAAC
This portion of the Castanea sativa cultivar Marrone di Chiusa Pesio chromosome 7, ASM4071231v1 genome encodes:
- the LOC142644587 gene encoding LOW QUALITY PROTEIN: homoserine kinase (The sequence of the model RefSeq protein was modified relative to this genomic sequence to represent the inferred CDS: inserted 4 bases in 3 codons; substituted 2 bases at 2 genomic stop codons); this encodes MALWYQPPSTLNLISPTLKLNSLRCNCNLPIPNSRPTHIPEPKPVFASVKTFAPATVAYLXPGFAVDGLGDFVSLSVRPGEIAITQIXRDPLSNCVGIAVIEVMNMLGIRSVGLLFSLGKGLPLGSGLGSSVAAGAIAVNELFSGKLXKEGLVLAGLKLEEKVSGYHADNXGGFVLIRNYEPLDLKKLNFPEKKDLYFVXVSPEFEAPTKKMRAAFWREGGLKAVGALNQLDRVGARLVDSKPR